A single window of Ischnura elegans chromosome 8, ioIscEleg1.1, whole genome shotgun sequence DNA harbors:
- the LOC124163656 gene encoding ATPase family AAA domain-containing protein 3, which translates to MSWLFGLRKDQNMPTDIPQFPSPPAGAGGGGDSGDNSGKSKMEAYRFDSSALERAAKAAKDLEASAHAKEALELSKLQEGTRQQEYQAKIKEYEAHMEQLKLDQRRVDHEEKRKTLQEETKQHQMRAQYQDQLSRKRYEDQLQQQRIVNDENLRKQEESVAKQEAMRKATIEHEMEMRSKLEMQKLEAELRAKAKVDRENQDLHLEQIRLKAAENRITVLESIKTAGSVLGAGAQAFLHDWDKIISAAAGLSLLALGVYSARGATGVAARYIEARLGKPSLVRETSRFSPLEVVKHPIQNIKRLRLKPQDALSGVVLEPKLEERLRDVAIATKNTKRNRGMYRNILMHGPPGTGKTMFAKKLAIHSGMDFAIMTGGDVAPMGREGVTAIHKVFDWASSSRRGLLLFVDEADAFLRKRSSETIGENLRATLNAFLYRTGEQSSKFMLVLASNTPEQFDWAVNDRLDEMVEFSLPGLEERERLVRLYFDKFVLKPATEGKRRLKVAQFEYGKLCSEVACMTEGMSGREIAKLGVAWQAAAYASEDGVLTREMVIDRTADAALQHRQKVDWQSDQEKRESKSILYHSMKDAAAVNVRGPTKDGKDGEGGHSSGGSSSPHVALA; encoded by the exons ATGTCGTGGTTATTTGGTTTGAGAAAGGACCAAAATATGCCCACAGATATTCCTCAGTTTCCTTCGCCTCCTGCAGGTGCTGGAGGAGGCGGAGATAGTGGTGATAATAGTGGTAAAAGCAAAATGGAAGCATACCGGTTTGATTCTAGTGCTTTGGAAAGGGCTGCGAAGGCAGCAAAAGATCTGGAGGCATCAG CTCATGCAAAGGAAGCTTTAGAGCTATCAAAACTTCAAGAAGGTACGAGACAACAAGAGTATCAAGCCAAAATCAAGGAATATGAAGCGCACATGGAGCAGCTCAAGCTTGACCAAAGAAGGGTTGATCATGAAGAGAAGAGGAAAACTCTGCAGGAAGAAACCAAGCAACATCAAATGCGAGCACAGTACCAAGACCAGCTATCTCGAAAAAG GTACGAAGATCAGCTTCAGCAGCAAAGAATAGTGAATGACGAGAATCTTAGAAAGCAAGAGGAATCTGTTGCAAAGCAAGAAGCAATGCGGAAAG caaCAATTGAGCATGAGATGGAGATGCGCTCAAAGCTTGAAATGCAGAAATTGGAGGCAGAATTGCGTGCCAAGGCCAAAGTAGATCGTGAGAACCAAGATCTTCACCTGGAGCAGATACGTTTGAAAGCTGCTGAAAACAGAATAACTGTCTTGGAGTCAATAAA GACTGCTGGGTCAGTGTTGGGTGCAGGAGCGCAGGCGTTCTTGCATGACTGGGATAAAATCATTTCTGCAGCTGCGGGCCTCTCCCTTCTTGCCCTTGGTGTATACTCTGCTCGTGGTGCGACTGGAGTTGCTGCTCGGTATATAGAAGCAAGGCTGG GTAAACCATCTCTTGTGCGTGAAACTTCAAGGTTTTCTCCATTAGAAGTTGTAAAACATCCAATTCAAAATATTAAGCGACTTCGCCTCAAGCCTCAAGATGCCTTGTCTGGTGTTGTTTTGGAGCCAAAATTAGAAGAAAGACTTAG ggATGTTGCAAttgctacaaaaaatacaaagagAAACCGAGGAATGTACCGAAATATTTTGATGCATGGTCCTCCAGGAACAGGAAAAACTATGTTTGCTAAG AAATTAGCCATCCACTCAGGAATGGATTTTGCCATCATGACGGGTGGTGATGTAGCACCCATGGGACGGGAGGGTGTCACAGCTATCCATAAAGTATTTGACTGGGCAAGCAGCTCTCGCAGAGGACTCCTGCTATTTGTTGATGAAGCAGATGCCTTCCTACGTAAGAGAAGCTCGGAGACAATAGGGGAAAATCTTCGGGCAACTCTTAATGCATTCTTGTATCGCACAGGAGAGCAGTCTAGCAA GTTTATGTTGGTGCTGGCATCGAACACTCCTGAGCAGTTTGACTGGGCAGTGAATGATCGTTTGGATgaaatggtggagttctctcttCCTGGACTCGAAGAAAGGGAGCGTCTTGTTCGTTTATACTTTGACAAGTTTGTCCTTAAGCCTGCTACTGAAGGAAAGAG GAGACTTAAAGTGGCCCAGTTTGAATATGGAAAGCTCTGCTCTGAGGTGGCTTGCATGACAGAAGGAATGTCAGGAAGAGAAATAGCCAAACTGGGAGTGGCATGGCAGGCAGCTGCATATGCCTCGGAAGATGGCGTACTCACTCGGGAAATGGTGATCGACCGAACTGCAGATGCTGCTCTTCAACACAGGCAAAAA GTTGATTGGCAGAGCGATCAGGAGAAGAGGGAATCCAAGTCCATCTTGTATCACTCTATGAAAGATGCGGCTGCCGTCAATGTGAGAGGACCTACAAAGGATGGGAAGGACGGTGAAGGGGGCCACAGCAGTGGGGGTAGTTCAAGTCCCCATGTTGCCCTTGCGTAG